The following are from one region of the Salminus brasiliensis chromosome 14, fSalBra1.hap2, whole genome shotgun sequence genome:
- the krt5 gene encoding keratin, type II cytoskeletal 5 yields the protein MSTSSVRNISYVSGGGMGGGSIRKSFSSHSAYAAPSGSRLSSSSSRRSGFGLGGGGGGSTISYSVSSMGGGLGGGLGFGGGSGFGGGYGSGAGFGGGVGFGSGGGFGSGGGFGSGGGFGSGFGGGAGGGLGFGGGAGGAGFAPPITAVTVNQSLLQPLNLEIDPNIQVVRTQEKEQIKTLNNRFASFIDKVRFLEQQNKMLETKWSLLQEQTTTRSNIDAMFEAYIANLRRQLDGLGNEKIKLEGELKNMQNLVEDFKNKYEDEINKRAAVENEFVLLKKDVDGAYMSKIELEAKVDALQDEINFLRAIYEEELRELQGQIKDTSVIVEMDNSRNLDMDAIVAEVRAQYEDIANRSRAEAESWYKQKFEEMQSSAGQYGDDLRNTKAEIAELNRMISRLQNEIEAVKGQRANLEAQIAEAEERGEIAVRDAKLRIKELEEALQRAKQDMARQVREYQELMNVKLALDIEIATYRKLLEGEETRIASGGGSATIHIQESSSGGGAGFGGGYGYGGGAGGGSGFGLGGGSGLGLGGGSGFGLGGGSGFGLGGGSGYSLGGGSGYSLGGGIGGGSSISLSGGGSGMSVSRSSGVSRRL from the exons ATGTCAACCTCGTCAGTCCGCAACATCAGCTATGTCTCCGGCGGAGGCATGGGAGGTGGCAGCATCAGAAAGAGCTTCTCCAGCCATTCTGCCTATGCAGCCCCCTCAGGCTCCAGGCTCAGCTCAAGCAGCTCCCGTCGCTCTGGCTTCGGTCTTGGTGGTGGCGGAGGTGGCTCCACCATCAGCTACAGTGTGAGCAGCATGGGTGGAGGCCTTGGAGGTGGTCTGGGTTTTGGAGGAGGCAGTGGTTTCGGCGGTGGCTATGGCAGTGGAGCTGGGTTCGGTGGTGGAGTTGGGTTCGGTAGTGGAGGTGGGTTTGGCAGTGGAGGTGGGTTCGGCAGTGGAGGTGGGTTCGGCAGTGGGTTCGGTGGTGGAGCTGGCGGTGGTCTCGGGtttggtggtggtgctggtggtgctggTTTTGCACCCCCCATCACAGCCGTTACCGTCAACCAAAGTCTCCTTCAGCCCCTCAACCTGGAGATCGACCCCAACATCCAGGTTGTACGCACACAAGAAAAAGAGCAGATCAAGACCCTCAACAACCGATTTGCCTCCTTCATCGACAAG GTACGTTTCCTAGAGCAACAGAACAAGATGCTTGAGACCAAGTGGAGTCTCCTTCAGGAGCAGACGACCACCCGTTCCAATATCGACGCCATGTTCGAGGCCTACATCGCCAACCTGCGCAGACAGCTGGATGGTCTTGGAAATGAGAAGATCAAGCTGGAGGGAGAGCTGAAGAACATGCAGAACCTGGTGGAGGACTTCAAGAACAA ATATGAGGATGAAATCAACAAGCGTGCCGCTGTGGAGAATGAATTCGTCCTGCTGAAGAAG GATGTCGATGGGGCCTACATGAGCAAGATTGAGCTTGAGGCTAAGGTTGACGCTCTTCAGGATGAGATCAACTTCCTCAGGGCCATCTACGAGGAG GAGCTGCGTGAGCTTCAGGGACAGATCAAGGACACGTCAGTCATTGTGGAGATGGACAACAGCCGCAACCTGGACATGGATGCCATTGTGGCTGAAGTGCGCGCCCAGTATGAGGACATTGCTAACCGCAGCCGTGCCGAGGCTGAGTCGTGGTACAAgcagaag TTTGAGGAGATGCAGTCATCTGCTGGCCAATATGGAGATGACCTTCGCAACACCAAGGCTGAGATTGCAGAGCTCAATCGCATGATCAGCCGACTCCAGAATGAAATCGAGGCCGTCAAGGGACAG CGTGCCAACCTGGAGGCTCAGATTGCAGAggcagaggagagaggagagatagcAGTGAGGGATGCCAAACTCCGCATTAAGGAACTGGAAGAGGCCCTGCAGAGAGCCAAGCAGGACATGGCAAGGCAAGTGCGTGAATATCAGGAGCTGATGAACGTCAAATTGGCCCTGGACATTGAGATCGCCACCTACAGGAAACTCCTGGAGGGAGAGGAGACCAG GATTGCCAGCGGTGGTGGAAGTGCAACCATCCACATTCAGGAGAGCTCCAGCGGTGGCG GTGCTGGATTCGGCGGCGGTTACGGCTATGGTGGCGGCGCTGGTGGTGGATCTGGCTTTGGCCTAGGTGGTGGATCTGGCCTTGGCCTAGGTGGTGGATCTGGCTTTGGCCTAGGTGGTGGATCTGGCTTTGGCCTAGGGGGTGGATCTGGCTACAGCCTAGGGGGTGGATCTGGCTACAGCCTGGGTGGCGGCATTGGTGGTGGCTCCAGCATCAGCTTGAGCGGAGGTGGAAGTGGAATGTCCGTGTCCCGTTCTTCTGGGGTATCCCGCCGCCTTTAA